One part of the Algibacter sp. L1A34 genome encodes these proteins:
- a CDS encoding antibiotic biosynthesis monooxygenase family protein encodes MILEVATLNIKKGLSKDFEDAFQIAQNIISSMKGYISHDLKKCIEQEDKYLLLVNWETIEDHEVGFRQSQKYQEWKVLLHHFYEPFPTVEHYK; translated from the coding sequence ATGATTTTAGAAGTAGCCACATTGAATATTAAAAAAGGATTATCAAAAGACTTTGAAGATGCTTTTCAAATTGCTCAAAATATCATTTCATCAATGAAAGGTTACATATCGCACGATTTAAAAAAGTGTATTGAGCAAGAGGATAAGTATTTATTATTAGTGAACTGGGAAACGATTGAAGATCATGAAGTAGGATTTCGACAATCACAAAAATATCAGGAATGGAAAGTATTGTTGCATCATTTTTACGAACCTTTCCCAACAGTAGAACATTATAAGTAA
- a CDS encoding bifunctional precorrin-2 dehydrogenase/sirohydrochlorin ferrochelatase: MERNNLYPIFLKAKSLNVLIVGGGNVAEEKLTFLLKSSPDAHVTMVSPMFREGTKILAKTGCVTLVEDVYKKKYIIGKHMVVATTDIPEVNVQVWKDCRAEAKLVNVADNPPYCDFYMGGIVTKGNVKVAISTNGKSPTTAKRLRQFFEDVIPENVDDLVKNLNEFRKTIKGDFEQKVETLNEFTKGLIEKKE; the protein is encoded by the coding sequence ATGGAAAGAAATAATTTATATCCTATTTTTTTGAAAGCAAAAAGCTTGAATGTCCTTATTGTTGGTGGAGGAAATGTCGCTGAAGAAAAATTAACGTTCTTATTAAAATCGAGTCCAGATGCGCATGTAACTATGGTGTCGCCAATGTTTCGAGAAGGAACTAAGATACTTGCAAAAACAGGTTGTGTAACATTAGTTGAAGACGTTTACAAAAAAAAATATATTATTGGCAAGCATATGGTTGTTGCTACGACAGATATACCAGAAGTAAATGTGCAAGTTTGGAAAGATTGTAGAGCAGAAGCTAAATTAGTTAACGTTGCCGATAATCCGCCATATTGCGATTTTTATATGGGTGGTATTGTAACGAAAGGAAACGTGAAGGTTGCAATTTCTACTAACGGAAAATCTCCAACTACAGCAAAACGTTTGCGTCAATTTTTTGAGGATGTTATTCCTGAAAATGTAGACGATTTAGTGAAAAATTTAAACGAGTTTAGAAAAACTATTAAAGGTGATTTTGAACAAAAAGTGGAAACGTTAAACGAATTCACAAAAGGACTAATAGAAAAAAAAGAGTAA
- a CDS encoding homocysteine S-methyltransferase family protein, which produces MSNIYQALKERILVLDGAMGTMLQAYKFQEEDFRGERFKDYPTSLQGNNDLLSLTQPEAIKTIHGKYFEAGADIVETNTFSGTTIAMADYQMENLVYELNYESAKIAKEVADAFTAKEPHKPRFVAGSIGPTNRTASMSPDVNDPGYRAVTFDELRIAYKQQVEALIDGGVDLLLVETVFDTLNAKAALFAIEEVKDERNIDMPTMLSGTITDASGRTLSGQTAEAFLISVSHIPLLSVGFNCALGANLLQPHLEAIASKTDFAVSAHPNAGLPNAFGEYDESPEEMGEQIEEYLKRDLINIIGGCCGTSPEHISVIAKIAAKYKPRPFGELV; this is translated from the coding sequence ATGTCGAATATATATCAAGCATTAAAAGAACGCATTTTAGTTTTAGATGGAGCTATGGGAACCATGCTTCAAGCCTATAAATTTCAAGAAGAAGATTTTAGAGGAGAACGTTTTAAGGATTATCCAACCTCACTTCAAGGAAATAACGATTTATTGTCTTTAACACAGCCAGAGGCGATAAAAACAATTCACGGAAAGTATTTTGAAGCGGGAGCAGATATTGTAGAAACCAACACTTTCTCGGGAACTACTATTGCTATGGCAGATTACCAAATGGAAAATTTGGTATACGAACTAAACTACGAATCGGCTAAAATAGCCAAAGAAGTAGCAGATGCGTTTACGGCAAAAGAACCACACAAACCTCGTTTTGTAGCAGGATCAATAGGACCAACAAACCGAACAGCTAGTATGTCTCCCGATGTTAACGATCCAGGATACAGAGCTGTAACGTTCGATGAGTTACGTATTGCTTATAAACAACAAGTAGAAGCGTTAATAGATGGTGGCGTCGATTTACTATTGGTAGAAACGGTGTTTGATACTTTAAATGCTAAAGCAGCATTATTTGCTATTGAGGAAGTTAAAGACGAACGCAATATTGATATGCCTACCATGTTAAGCGGAACTATTACCGATGCTTCTGGTAGAACTTTATCTGGACAAACAGCCGAAGCTTTTTTAATTTCTGTATCTCATATTCCATTATTATCAGTTGGTTTTAATTGTGCTTTAGGAGCTAATTTATTGCAACCGCATTTAGAAGCTATTGCGTCTAAAACAGATTTTGCAGTATCAGCACATCCAAATGCAGGATTACCTAATGCTTTTGGTGAATATGATGAAAGCCCTGAGGAAATGGGAGAGCAGATAGAAGAATATTTAAAAAGAGATTTAATTAATATTATTGGCGGTTGTTGTGGTACAAGTCCAGAGCATATTAGTGTTATTGCAAAGATTGCGGCAAAATATAAACCAAGGCCTTTTGGTGAGTTGGTTTAA
- the cysM gene encoding cysteine synthase CysM, translating into MAYGKTILDEIGNTPLVEATHLINKKGVRLFLKLEGNNPGGSVKDRAAFNMISEALKRGDIEKGGTLVEATSGNTGIALAFIAQLLGLNMVLIMPENSTIERVKSMRAYGAEVILTPADVGIEGSRDIAFKLRDEKGYTVLNQFENDDNWKAHYKTTGPEIWRDTEGEITHFVATMGTTGTIMGTSTFLKEKNPEITIVGAQPADGARIPGIRKWSPEYVPKFFDRSKVDVVIDVTEENAKNITQRLAKEEGVFAGMSSGGSVFCALEIAKTIDKGVIVAIICDRGDRYLSSTLFE; encoded by the coding sequence ATGGCATACGGTAAAACAATATTAGACGAAATAGGAAATACACCTTTAGTCGAAGCAACGCACTTAATTAATAAAAAAGGAGTGCGCTTATTTTTAAAGTTAGAAGGAAATAATCCTGGCGGAAGCGTAAAAGATCGAGCGGCTTTCAATATGATTTCTGAAGCTTTAAAACGAGGTGATATTGAAAAAGGAGGTACTTTAGTTGAAGCTACCAGTGGAAATACAGGAATAGCTCTAGCATTTATTGCTCAACTTTTAGGATTAAATATGGTGCTTATTATGCCTGAGAACTCAACTATAGAACGTGTTAAAAGTATGCGTGCTTATGGAGCTGAGGTTATTTTAACACCAGCCGATGTTGGTATAGAGGGTTCAAGAGATATAGCTTTCAAACTGCGAGATGAAAAAGGGTATACTGTTTTAAATCAGTTTGAAAATGATGATAATTGGAAAGCACATTATAAAACAACCGGTCCAGAAATTTGGAGAGATACTGAAGGCGAAATAACACATTTTGTTGCCACAATGGGGACTACGGGAACTATTATGGGAACGTCTACATTCCTTAAAGAAAAGAATCCAGAGATAACAATAGTTGGTGCGCAACCTGCTGATGGTGCAAGAATACCCGGGATTAGAAAATGGTCGCCAGAATATGTGCCTAAGTTTTTTGATCGCTCTAAAGTAGATGTTGTTATAGATGTAACGGAAGAAAATGCCAAAAATATAACCCAACGCTTAGCAAAAGAAGAAGGTGTTTTTGCAGGTATGAGTAGTGGTGGTTCTGTTTTTTGTGCTTTGGAAATTGCCAAAACTATAGATAAAGGTGTTATTGTTGCAATTATTTGCGATCGTGGCGATCGTTATTTATCATCGACTTTGTTTGAGTAG
- a CDS encoding HEPN domain-containing protein produces MQSFETEIENPIVQKDIIELANKIELFNNGKIDEEKFRSLRLARGVYGQRQEGVQMIRIKIPYGKMKSNQLRRIADVSDEYSRGRLHITTRQDIQIHYVDLQRTPELWAELEKDDVTVREACGNVVRNVTASETAGIDVDELFDVSPYADAIFKFFLRNPICQEMGRKFKVSFSNTDEDTGLSYLHDIGFIAKVENGVRGFKVMVAGGLGSQPRHAEELYSFLPSDKIIPVMEGVLRVFDRYGERKSRAKARMKFLLKDIGLDAFKALIAEEQEAIEFKSVVINADDYKEAIPVEIEDIPLAEIKDQQTFETWKSTNLIPQKQEGFVAIGVKVLLGDFYTDKARLLADLVDKYGAGEVRLTLRQNIVIPFVKRELVPFFYTELEKLGFVEAGYNKAVDITACPGTDTCNLGIASSTGISVELERLIKAEYPQYLKNQDLVIKISGCMNACGQHNMANIGFQGMTVRTPDKLVAPALQVLLGGGNLGNGNALFADKVVKVPSKRGPEALRRILNDFEANAEGKSFVDYYKVTGERYFYDLLNDLQDVTNLTQEDFIDWGEEEKYVKEIGIGECAGVVIDLIATLFFESEEKIGNAKTSFEDGVYSSAIYYAYTSLVNSAKALLLAENKKTNTHAGIISQFDEVFVESGKIELGTSFSELIYQINKNAPTKDFAVNYIDSANKFLAAVRAFRTAEQEA; encoded by the coding sequence ATGCAAAGTTTTGAAACAGAAATAGAAAATCCAATAGTACAAAAGGATATCATTGAATTAGCTAATAAAATTGAGCTATTTAACAATGGTAAAATTGATGAAGAGAAATTTAGAAGTCTTCGTTTGGCACGTGGCGTTTATGGTCAACGTCAAGAAGGTGTTCAAATGATTCGTATCAAGATTCCTTACGGGAAAATGAAAAGTAATCAATTACGCAGAATCGCTGATGTTTCAGATGAATATTCTCGTGGTCGTTTACACATTACAACCCGTCAAGATATCCAAATTCACTATGTAGATTTACAAAGAACACCAGAGCTTTGGGCAGAACTTGAAAAAGATGATGTTACGGTACGTGAGGCCTGCGGAAACGTTGTGAGAAACGTAACGGCTTCGGAAACGGCAGGTATTGATGTTGATGAGCTTTTCGATGTTTCGCCTTATGCCGATGCAATTTTTAAATTCTTTTTACGTAACCCAATTTGTCAAGAAATGGGACGTAAATTTAAAGTATCTTTCTCAAATACTGATGAAGATACCGGATTATCGTACTTACATGATATTGGTTTTATTGCGAAAGTAGAAAATGGTGTTCGTGGCTTTAAAGTTATGGTCGCTGGTGGATTGGGTTCACAGCCCCGTCATGCAGAAGAACTTTATAGTTTTTTACCATCAGATAAAATTATTCCAGTAATGGAAGGTGTTTTAAGAGTTTTCGATCGTTACGGTGAACGTAAAAGTAGAGCTAAAGCACGTATGAAATTCTTGCTAAAAGATATAGGTTTAGATGCTTTTAAAGCTTTAATTGCTGAAGAACAAGAAGCAATTGAATTTAAAAGTGTTGTTATTAATGCAGATGATTACAAAGAAGCTATACCTGTAGAAATAGAAGATATTCCTTTAGCTGAAATTAAAGATCAACAAACATTTGAAACTTGGAAATCGACTAACTTAATTCCACAAAAACAAGAAGGTTTTGTTGCGATTGGCGTTAAAGTATTATTAGGTGATTTCTATACAGATAAAGCAAGATTATTAGCCGATTTAGTTGATAAATACGGAGCTGGAGAAGTTCGTTTAACATTACGTCAAAATATTGTAATTCCGTTTGTAAAACGTGAATTAGTACCATTTTTCTATACGGAATTAGAAAAATTAGGCTTTGTAGAAGCTGGGTATAATAAAGCCGTAGATATTACAGCTTGTCCAGGAACAGATACTTGTAACTTAGGTATAGCAAGTAGTACTGGTATTTCAGTAGAATTAGAACGTTTAATTAAAGCTGAATATCCACAATATTTAAAAAATCAAGATCTAGTTATTAAAATTAGTGGTTGTATGAATGCTTGTGGACAACACAATATGGCAAATATTGGTTTTCAGGGTATGACTGTGAGAACACCAGATAAATTAGTAGCACCAGCATTACAAGTATTGTTAGGTGGAGGAAATTTAGGTAACGGAAATGCTCTTTTTGCTGATAAGGTAGTAAAAGTACCAAGTAAAAGAGGTCCTGAAGCTTTACGTAGAATTTTAAATGATTTTGAAGCAAATGCAGAAGGAAAGTCTTTTGTAGATTATTATAAAGTAACTGGAGAACGTTATTTTTACGACTTACTAAACGATTTGCAAGACGTTACTAATTTAACTCAAGAAGATTTTATCGATTGGGGTGAAGAAGAAAAATACGTAAAAGAAATAGGTATTGGTGAATGTGCAGGTGTCGTTATTGATTTAATTGCTACATTGTTCTTTGAAAGTGAAGAGAAAATTGGAAATGCTAAAACGTCTTTTGAAGATGGGGTATATTCAAGTGCTATTTATTATGCTTATACATCTCTAGTTAATTCCGCAAAAGCGTTATTATTAGCAGAGAATAAAAAGACGAATACACACGCCGGAATTATTTCTCAGTTTGATGAAGTTTTTGTTGAAAGCGGAAAAATTGAATTAGGTACTTCATTTTCAGAATTGATATACCAAATTAATAAAAACGCACCAACTAAAGATTTTGCTGTAAACTATATTGATAGCGCAAATAAATTTTTAGCAGCTGTAAGAGCGTTTAGAACAGCCGAACAAGAGGCGTAA
- the cobA gene encoding uroporphyrinogen-III C-methyltransferase: MSLKTPMLTIVGAGPGDEDLITLKAIKAIESADVVLYDALINEILLKYASENAELIFVGKRKGCYAFQQEQINELIVSKAKEKGHVVRLKGGDPFIFGRGAEEIDYVREFGVETFVVPGISSSMAVPAYQGIPVTKRGAAESFWVITGTTKKHQLSSDVALAAKSSATVVILMGMGKLGEIVKVFSEENKQDMSVAIIQNGTRDNENVGIGTIGTIEQIVAEKQLANPAIIVIGDVVKERAVLSTVFKEVNKK; encoded by the coding sequence ATGAGTTTAAAAACCCCGATGTTAACCATAGTAGGTGCAGGACCAGGAGATGAAGATTTAATTACGCTTAAAGCAATTAAAGCGATAGAATCTGCAGATGTGGTGCTTTATGATGCGCTTATTAATGAGATTTTACTTAAATATGCATCCGAAAATGCGGAGCTTATTTTTGTAGGTAAACGCAAGGGGTGCTACGCTTTTCAACAAGAACAAATTAATGAACTTATAGTTTCTAAAGCTAAAGAAAAAGGACATGTAGTACGTTTAAAAGGAGGTGATCCTTTTATTTTTGGACGTGGTGCAGAAGAGATTGATTACGTTAGAGAATTTGGCGTAGAAACATTTGTAGTACCTGGTATTTCATCTTCTATGGCGGTGCCAGCGTATCAAGGTATTCCTGTTACAAAAAGAGGTGCTGCCGAAAGTTTTTGGGTAATTACTGGTACAACAAAAAAGCATCAATTATCTAGTGATGTTGCTTTAGCGGCAAAATCATCAGCAACGGTTGTTATTTTAATGGGTATGGGGAAGCTTGGAGAAATCGTTAAGGTTTTTTCAGAAGAAAATAAGCAAGATATGTCTGTTGCCATTATTCAAAACGGAACAAGAGATAACGAAAATGTTGGTATAGGAACCATAGGGACTATAGAACAAATTGTTGCAGAAAAACAACTTGCTAACCCAGCCATTATTGTTATTGGCGATGTGGTTAAAGAACGAGCTGTTTTAAGTACTGTTTTTAAAGAGGTCAATAAGAAATAA
- the epsC gene encoding serine O-acetyltransferase EpsC: MKSYNVCLKDTVKTFTKKLFYSLFDCDHETIHAKHLEETFLKILTTLEIENGSSLWETFKSELPTIRRKLDLDAIAFESNDPASHCLAEIYMAYPGFHAISIYRLSHELYKLGVYILPRMMSEYIHGITGIDIHPGATIGESFYIDHGTGIVIGESSIIGEQVKIYQGVTLGGIQVSKDLASTKRHPTIDDNVTIYANATILGGDIVIGKNSIIGANVWITQSVPEDSLVTYQTEIKIRPKKNGIR; encoded by the coding sequence ATGAAAAGTTATAATGTTTGTTTAAAAGATACCGTTAAAACATTTACGAAAAAACTGTTTTACTCGCTGTTTGATTGCGATCACGAAACAATACACGCTAAACATTTAGAAGAAACATTCTTAAAAATATTAACGACATTAGAGATTGAGAATGGTTCTAGTCTTTGGGAGACTTTTAAATCTGAACTTCCCACAATTAGAAGAAAACTCGATTTAGATGCAATTGCTTTTGAGAGTAATGATCCTGCATCCCATTGTTTGGCCGAAATTTATATGGCATATCCTGGCTTTCACGCTATTTCAATATATAGATTAAGTCATGAGTTGTATAAATTAGGAGTTTATATTTTACCAAGAATGATGAGTGAATATATTCACGGTATTACAGGTATAGATATTCATCCAGGTGCTACTATTGGCGAATCGTTTTATATCGATCATGGTACAGGAATTGTAATTGGCGAAAGTTCAATAATTGGTGAGCAAGTAAAAATATATCAAGGCGTAACTTTAGGAGGTATACAAGTATCGAAAGATTTAGCATCGACTAAAAGGCACCCAACCATAGACGATAATGTTACCATTTATGCCAACGCAACCATTTTAGGAGGCGATATTGTAATTGGTAAAAACAGCATTATTGGAGCTAATGTTTGGATTACTCAATCGGTACCCGAAGATTCATTGGTAACCTATCAAACAGAAATTAAAATTAGACCGAAGAAAAATGGCATACGGTAA
- the metH gene encoding methionine synthase, with product MKIKQTKYMKLSGLEPLVLNENSNFINVGERTNVAGSRKFLRLIKEEKFDEALDIARHQVDGGAQIIDINFDDGLIDGKESMIRFLNLIAAEPDICRVPIMIDSSKWEIIDAGLQVVQGKCVVNSISLKEGEENFIWQAKQIKRYGAAVIVMAFDEDGQADTYERRIEIAQRSYDVLVNKVGFASEDIIFDLNIFPVATGMDEHRRNAIDFIEATRWVRQNLENVSVSGGVSNVSFSFRGNDGVREAMHSVFLYYAIQAGMNMGIVNPALLEVYDDIPKDLLEHVEDVILDRREDATERLLDFAETVKGSKVEKGLDLSWRENPLQDRITHALVKGIDAFIIEDVEQARQEADKPIEVIEGNLMAGMNVVGDLFGAGKMFLPQVVKSARVMKKAVGYLNPFIEEEKGDKQEPVGKILMATVKGDVHDIGKNIVSVVLACNNYEIVDLGVMVAPEKIIEMAISERVDAIGLSGLITPSLDEMVYLAKEMQRQNFEVPLLIGGATTSKAHTAVKIDTQYKNAVVHVNDASRAVTVVGDLLNKKTSHEYVAKMKADYDEFRTKFLKRGKEKSYISIEEARKRKYKIDWNTSEIVKPKELGVQILKILSLKELEPFIDWSPFFRSWDLHGKFPDILTDEVVGEQATIMYAEAQEMIKEIIAKQLLKPKAVFGLFEANSINDDDISIQKSGKEIAVFRTLRQQLKKREGIPNHALSDFIAPKDSGKSDYMGAFCVGIFGAQELADSYRAKDDDYNGIMAQAIADRFAEAFAEYLHKQIRTKHWGYAADEDLTTLDLIKETYKGIRPAPGYPACPDHLEKETIWDLLEVEKLIGVTLTESLAMWPAAAVSGYYFGNPEAKYFGLGKITDDQVTDYSERKGITKAKARKWLHANIAD from the coding sequence ATGAAAATAAAACAAACTAAATACATGAAATTATCTGGTTTAGAACCTTTGGTTTTAAACGAAAACAGCAATTTTATAAATGTAGGAGAACGAACGAATGTTGCAGGGTCTAGAAAGTTTTTAAGACTTATTAAAGAAGAGAAATTTGATGAGGCTTTAGATATTGCACGTCATCAAGTAGATGGTGGTGCACAAATTATCGATATCAATTTTGATGATGGTTTAATTGATGGTAAAGAGTCTATGATACGGTTTTTAAACCTTATTGCTGCCGAACCAGATATTTGCCGTGTGCCCATTATGATAGATAGTTCTAAATGGGAAATTATCGATGCTGGTTTGCAAGTTGTTCAAGGTAAATGTGTCGTAAATTCTATTTCATTAAAAGAAGGTGAAGAAAACTTTATTTGGCAAGCTAAACAAATAAAACGTTACGGAGCAGCTGTAATTGTTATGGCTTTTGATGAAGATGGCCAAGCAGATACTTACGAGCGAAGAATAGAAATTGCCCAACGATCTTACGATGTTTTAGTTAATAAAGTAGGTTTTGCCTCGGAAGATATTATTTTCGATTTAAACATATTTCCTGTAGCAACAGGAATGGACGAACACCGAAGAAATGCTATAGATTTTATTGAAGCTACACGTTGGGTTCGCCAAAATCTAGAAAATGTAAGTGTTAGTGGAGGTGTAAGTAACGTATCGTTTTCATTCCGTGGGAATGATGGTGTTCGTGAAGCCATGCATTCTGTGTTTTTATATTATGCTATTCAGGCAGGAATGAATATGGGAATTGTAAACCCAGCATTATTGGAGGTTTACGATGATATTCCAAAAGACTTACTGGAGCATGTAGAAGATGTTATTTTAGATAGAAGAGAAGATGCTACAGAGCGTTTATTAGATTTTGCCGAAACGGTAAAAGGTTCTAAAGTTGAAAAAGGATTAGATTTATCGTGGCGTGAAAACCCATTACAAGATAGAATAACACACGCTTTAGTAAAAGGGATTGATGCTTTTATTATTGAAGATGTAGAGCAAGCCAGACAGGAAGCCGATAAACCTATTGAAGTTATTGAAGGAAATTTAATGGCTGGTATGAATGTGGTTGGTGATTTATTTGGTGCAGGAAAAATGTTTTTACCGCAAGTGGTGAAATCTGCTCGAGTAATGAAAAAAGCCGTAGGTTATTTAAATCCATTTATAGAAGAAGAAAAAGGAGATAAGCAAGAACCTGTTGGTAAAATTTTAATGGCCACCGTAAAAGGTGATGTACATGATATTGGTAAAAATATTGTGAGTGTCGTTTTAGCTTGTAACAATTATGAAATTGTAGATTTAGGTGTTATGGTGGCGCCAGAAAAAATTATAGAGATGGCAATAAGCGAACGTGTTGATGCTATTGGTCTATCTGGATTAATTACACCTTCGCTTGATGAAATGGTGTATTTAGCAAAAGAAATGCAACGTCAAAATTTTGAGGTGCCTTTACTTATAGGAGGAGCAACCACATCAAAAGCACATACGGCTGTAAAAATTGATACGCAATACAAAAATGCGGTGGTGCATGTAAATGATGCGTCAAGAGCGGTAACGGTTGTTGGTGATTTGCTGAATAAGAAAACATCGCATGAGTATGTAGCCAAGATGAAAGCTGATTATGATGAATTTCGAACCAAGTTTTTAAAACGCGGTAAAGAGAAATCTTATATTTCTATAGAAGAAGCTCGAAAACGAAAATATAAAATTGATTGGAATACTTCGGAAATTGTAAAACCTAAAGAATTAGGTGTTCAGATTTTGAAGATTTTAAGTTTAAAGGAACTAGAACCTTTTATAGATTGGAGTCCGTTTTTTAGAAGTTGGGATTTACATGGTAAATTTCCAGATATTTTAACCGATGAGGTTGTTGGAGAGCAAGCAACAATTATGTATGCTGAAGCTCAGGAAATGATTAAAGAAATTATTGCCAAGCAACTTTTAAAGCCTAAAGCTGTTTTTGGTTTATTTGAAGCAAATTCGATTAATGACGACGATATTTCTATTCAGAAAAGTGGAAAGGAAATAGCTGTTTTCAGGACTTTGCGACAACAACTTAAAAAGAGAGAAGGTATTCCTAATCATGCATTATCGGATTTTATCGCGCCAAAAGATAGTGGTAAATCGGATTATATGGGAGCTTTTTGCGTTGGTATTTTTGGAGCACAAGAATTGGCCGATAGTTATAGAGCTAAAGACGATGATTATAACGGTATTATGGCACAGGCTATTGCCGATAGGTTTGCTGAGGCTTTCGCCGAATATTTACACAAACAGATTAGAACAAAACATTGGGGTTACGCTGCCGATGAAGATTTAACAACTCTTGATTTAATTAAAGAAACTTACAAAGGGATTCGTCCAGCGCCAGGTTATCCGGCATGCCCAGATCACTTAGAAAAAGAAACGATTTGGGATTTGTTAGAGGTTGAAAAACTTATAGGAGTAACACTTACCGAGAGTTTAGCAATGTGGCCAGCGGCTGCAGTTTCTGGATATTATTTTGGAAATCCAGAGGCTAAATATTTTGGATTAGGTAAAATTACCGACGATCAGGTTACAGACTATTCTGAAAGAAAAGGCATTACAAAAGCGAAAGCAAGAAAGTGGTTGCACGCTAACATTGCAGATTAG
- a CDS encoding NAD(P)/FAD-dependent oxidoreductase, with protein MIKTDILIIGAGPTGLFTVFEAGLLKLKCHLIDALPQPGGQCSELYPKKPIYDIPGFPEILAGDLTKNLLEQAKQFEPGFTLGERADTVEKQEDGTFIVTTNKGTKHQAPVVAIASGLGSFEPRKPQLENLSKYEDKGVEYMIKEPEVYRDKNVIIAGGGDSALDWSIFLADIAKSVTLIHRRNEFRGHLDSVEKVQELKDAGKINLVTPAEVTNILGDGKVEAIEITRKDEEPFNLETDHFIPLFGLSPKLGPIANWGLEIEKNAVKVNNALDYQTNIPGIFAIGDGNFYPGKLKLILCGFHEATIMCQAAYKIIHPGKKNVLKYTTVSGVDGFDGTRKEAPKAVVQAIT; from the coding sequence ATGATTAAAACAGATATACTAATAATTGGCGCGGGGCCAACAGGTTTATTTACAGTATTCGAAGCTGGATTATTAAAATTGAAATGTCATTTAATTGACGCGTTGCCACAGCCTGGTGGGCAGTGTTCAGAATTGTATCCTAAAAAACCAATTTATGATATTCCGGGATTTCCTGAGATTTTAGCAGGAGATTTAACAAAAAACTTATTAGAACAAGCAAAACAATTTGAACCTGGTTTTACTTTAGGTGAACGTGCAGATACTGTTGAAAAGCAGGAAGATGGTACATTTATAGTGACAACAAATAAGGGGACAAAGCATCAAGCACCAGTTGTAGCTATAGCTAGTGGTTTAGGTAGTTTTGAGCCTAGAAAACCGCAACTTGAAAATCTTTCTAAATATGAGGATAAAGGTGTTGAGTATATGATAAAAGAACCAGAAGTGTATCGCGATAAAAACGTTATCATTGCTGGTGGTGGAGATTCTGCTTTAGATTGGTCTATCTTTTTAGCCGATATAGCAAAAAGCGTAACATTAATACATAGACGTAATGAATTTAGAGGACATTTAGATTCAGTTGAAAAAGTTCAAGAATTAAAAGATGCTGGTAAAATAAACCTTGTAACGCCTGCAGAAGTCACTAATATTTTAGGAGACGGTAAGGTTGAAGCTATAGAAATAACAAGAAAGGACGAAGAACCTTTTAATTTAGAAACCGATCATTTTATACCTTTATTTGGGCTTTCACCTAAACTAGGACCTATAGCTAATTGGGGATTAGAAATTGAAAAAAATGCAGTAAAGGTTAATAATGCATTAGATTATCAAACTAATATCCCAGGTATTTTTGCTATTGGTGATGGTAATTTCTATCCAGGTAAATTAAAATTAATTCTTTGTGGTTTTCATGAAGCGACTATAATGTGCCAAGCGGCATATAAAATTATACATCCAGGAAAGAAAAATGTTTTAAAATATACTACAGTTTCTGGTGTAGATGGTTTTGATGGTACTCGTAAAGAAGCTCCTAAAGCCGTAGTTCAAGCTATTACTTAG